Part of the Panicum virgatum strain AP13 chromosome 4N, P.virgatum_v5, whole genome shotgun sequence genome is shown below.
TCAACAACTTGCTGAACGGCAACTCAACAAAAAAATCCTAGCCATCCAATCTGATTGGGGAGGAGAGTATGAGCGCCTAAATTCCTTTTTTAGCAAGATTGGCATAGCTCATCATGTCTCTTGCCCTCACACTCATCAACAGAATGGATCCGCTGAACGCAAACATCGACACATAGTCGAAGTTGGCCTCTCCTTAATGGCGCAAGCTTCCATGCCATTAAAATTTTGGGACCAAGCCTTCTTAGCAGCTACCTATTTGATAAATAGGATTCCAAGTCGTGTGATAAAAAACATGACGCCTCTAAACAAACTTTTCCAGCAACAAGTTGATTATAACTCGCTCCGCACGTTTGGTTGCGCATGTTGGCCAAATCTTCGTCCCTATAATACCCATAAACTTGCTTCCGTTTGAAGCAATGTGTTTTTCTTGGGTATAGTAATCTTCATAAAGGCTTCAAGTGCCTTGATATACCCACTGGTCGCATATATATATCTCGAGATGTCATCTTTGATGAGCATGTTTTTCCGTTCTCCAAGCTTCATTCTAATGCTGGCGCCCGATTTACCAGTGAATCCCTGCTTATTCCTTCTTCCAGGAGTATGTCAATACATGATCATGTGCCTGATGTCCTATCTGCAGGTGCTACTAATGCTGATCAAATGTTTCAGGAAAAATCAGCCGAAACTCCTTCCGAAAATGGCGGTATTTCATATGTCCTACCAGGAGTTGATGCGGCCCGTCTGCCACTCGGAGGGTCCGGCGTATCGTCCTTCAACTCTGCGCCAGCCGCTGCGCAATCAACGCGTGGCGAGCGCGACGTCCGGCGGCCACCTGTGACGTCTCCAACTACTGCACCCGCCTCTCCCGCACCAACATCTGAGGGTGTGTCTCCGGATCCACCGGCGCCCGACTCTGTCGCGCATGGGGGGCAACGGTGCCAGGATCTTCTGAGAATCCCGTCTCTCCATCGCGCGCCACGCACGGAGTCTCCGGATCCGGTGTGTCGTCCGTTTGTCACGAGGCTGATACAGGTGGATCAAGTGCGGCTGCTGATCCTGAGGCCACGCGTGCACCTGGAGTGCATGATGCTGCATGTGGCGCTGAAGCTCCTGCTGTCTTGCGACCACGAACACGTCTGCAAGCAGGTATTCGACAACCCAAACAATTTAAAGATGGCACGGTAAGGTATGGCCTTCTCACCACTACAGGTGAGCCTAACAATCTAGATGAAGCTTTGGGGAATCCAAATTGGAAGAGAGCAATGGATGAAGAATTCATGGCATTGCAAAGCAACAAGACTTGGCGGCTTGTTCCACAGGTTCCAGGACGAAATGTAATTGACTGCAAGTGGGTCtataaaatcaagaaaaatgccGATGGCTCTATAGAGCGCTACAAAGCTCGCCTAGTCGCCAAAGGTTTCAAGCAGAGGTATGGTCTTGACTATGAAGATACATTTAGTCCAGTTGTTAAATCTGCAACCATTCGACTTGTGCTATCTGTTGCTGTGTCTCGTGGTTGGAGTTTAAGGCagttggatgtgaagaatgcgtttcttcatggCATTCTAGAGGAAGAAGTTTATATGCGACAGCCTCCTGGGTATCAAGATAAGAATCTCCCTCACTATGTGTGTAAGCTAGAGAAGGCATTGTATGGGCTAAAACAGGCACCCCGTGCCTGGTACTCTCGGCTGAGTGTGAAGCTTCAACAACTCGGTTTTAAGCCATCTAAAGGTGATACATCACTCTTTATATTTAAGAAGGCAGAACTGACCATGTATGTTCTtgtctatgttgatgacatcaTAGTCGCTAGCTCTGGTCCAGAGGGGACAGCAAGGCTACTTCAGGCGCTCAGGTCTGAGTTTGCACTAAAAGACTTGGGTGAGCTTCATTATTTCCTTGGTATTGAGGTATCACATATGAAAGATGGCATTCTTTTGTCACAAGGAAAATACAGTAATGATATACTTAGTAGGACAGGGATGTTGAATTGCAAACCGTGCGTGCAGTACTCCAATGACAACTACAGAAAAGCTATCAGCTTATGTAGGGACTCCCCTTAGTGGTACCTGAATTTCTCGAAAGAGTAGAGTAGCTCCATTTCTGAAtgcattttttgatttttttttaacaacTTTCTTCAAATTCAGGGCCCGATCCAATCAGGTGAAGTAAAGACTAAAGAACACAGTCTGCAGCAGATCATGAGCAATCAAGTGCCTTAAACCTTATGGCATTCAATCTTTTTTGAAAACAGATATGGCACTCAATATAAATTGTATTGTATTACATCAAGGTTCGATTTATGGCAGTGCTAGAAAATCAATAGATGCATATAAATCTCTACCTACATTCAGTATTGTGGAAATAGACGATCTTTACACATACAAATAGTGTTCCGACTTCACCTAAATAGGCATCAGGCGTTGATTCTTTTAACCATTCATCCACTATATATACCACtctagacacacacacacacaccacaatCCCACATCGAAGATGTTAGTACATCAAGGTCCGTAGTCACCTAGACGGGAGTGAAAATCTATCAAGGAGTAAGGAGATACACCATGATGTGAATAAGCATCAGGAAAGCAGCTACAACATGTAGTATGAACTAGGAAGAAAGGCGCGCTACGCCGCGCCGGGACgtcggcccagctcgccgccggtcctccCTGTCGCGGAGCTCGGAGcagggggcggagctcgagcaggGGAGGCGAAGCTCAAGCAGGGGGCGGTGGATCTCGAGTAGGGGGCTCGAgcagggaaagagagagagaatggggcCTGCTCGgctggccgtcgccgccgcccgccgcgccgggtcgaacgccgccgccaccgcgcgctgGGTCGAACGCGCCGCGCCGAGGAGAGCTCTAgcaggccgccgcgccgtcgcgcgCAGGTCATGGCGGACATGGCCGAAGCCGCGCCGGTCGCGTCGTGCGCAGGGGCCGGGCCGCCGCTGCAAGAGGCCCTGCTGCGCCCACGccaggctgccggcggcggagatCTGCGGGGGAGAGGGCGGCCGGCTCGGGCGCATGCGggtcgatccgccgccgccgcgccgcgtgtccgccggcgagggagggggagaggaggaaggcCCGCCCCACGCACACCGGCAAGATCCAGCGGTGGTCAAATCCGGGAGCTCCCTGCGCCTCCGCGGCCTCCTCACTTCCCAGGCTGGCAGGCTCGCCCGCCCCGCGCACACCGGCGAGTAGGCGCGGCCGGTGAGGCACAGATcgaggcggcgagctccggcggtggTTGAATCCGGGAGCTCCCTGCGCCTCCGCGGCCTCCTCACCTCCCCGGCTTGCCCGCCCcacgcacgacggcgagcaggtGCGGCCGGCGAGGCACAGATTGAGGcagcgagctccggcggcgggccGAATCCGAGCGTGCCAAGCTCTGAGCCATGGCGGCAGCCGGATCGTCCCTCCATCTCatctcctccccttcctctttgCCTTCCCTCCCTTCCACGCCAGCTCCTCGCGGCTTCGTGCGCGGATCTGCGGTCTGCGGCGGCCAGCCCTccaccctctctccctcctcccgcgccctaCCATGGCGGCGGTCGGATTCGAGCGGCACGAGCTCCAAGCTCCGTGCGTGCGGGTGGGTTGGAGGAGCAAGGCGCggcgttttttttttggaacaagGCGCGGCGCTGTGGGGAAAGGACCGGACGCCAATTCCATGTCCGCGTTGGGCTTCCTCTGGGACACGTGTCGCTGGGGGAGTGCTCGGTTGCTGCCAGCCCTTCCTCTCCACGCCCTATAGTATATAGAGTATACATCTGCTACCTAGCATGGATGCCCATACAAAGGGCCAAATGTGCTAGTTCGACTCTGTTATGCATAGCCTCCGTGTATCAATACTTCGATAGTTGCATAGCTTCCGCTATCCAGTTTTGTTGTTGACGATTGAAAATTGAAATATACAATTTTTTATTCTGCCAGCAGAGCATTTTCTCTTCAGCATGAATCACCTACGAGTTTCTGCTTCAAACAATGTAGTGCTAGGTGCATGTGGCTTGTCATCTTCATCCGCAATCACCTACCATCCGGTGACACTGATGGCTTTCACATGTCCTAGGCACACAACCACACATGATGAATATATACAAGGCAAAGGTGAGGCGCCTCCTTATACACAGTGCTCACCTTACACATAAGGTCCATTATTACATATGCCTCTTTTTTAGGATTAGAAGGTGTCGGAAATGGTTTTTTAGTACACGCGGGCCAATAAAAAACAACACAATGTGGCAACAGACTGCCGCCACTTCCACAATGCCCACCATGTGCATCTGCTTTGTTCGAAGCCCCATTTTCAGACCGTGTGCTAATTGCTCGGGTGGATAGAGATAGCGGATGCTCATGTTGAAGACATCGCACTCGCATTGCATCCGGATGAAGGCACTGCGTAGGCCTAGAAGGCATCGGAAATCGACTTCGTTGGCATCGTCTTGCTAGGGGAGCAACGCAGAACCTTGGAGGCTTCTTGCACGACAGCAGGAGCGGCAGGGTTCGAGCTTGCCTGGCCGGCTCTCTTGATCAATTTCACCGTGTACATCCTGCTTAACAAACATGAATCGAGAGATAGTGCTTGCCGCAGGTGAACCGAGAGGTAACAAGTTGGAGCGGTGGTCTCTACACATTACACGATGTGTGAGAAAGACCTCCCGCTAATAACCTCCCcaagaccccgcacagtgctaGAGCCTATGGCACTGGGCACATCCTGCTTAACAAACATGAAGCAACAAGCAAATTTGACCAGAGAACAGCGACTGAATTCTTCCTGATGAGTGTATTCTGTTCCTCTGCATACCCTTAACAATTTTAGTTTGGCATGGTGGGTATACTCAGACTGCCCTGCATGCTTGCACGTCACTCTGTTCAGCTCGGGCAAAAGCCGGCTGATTTCGGCTGATTCAATAGTATTCTCAGAAAAAACAAGGACCAAGGCAGAAAACATCTCGCTGCATGAATTCGAATCCGAGCTCACAttgaaaggaatcgggtgctcgtagcctaagagggagagggggtgaattagacaaacTAAAAATCTTAACCTCAagctccaactatttgcacataAATTAAACTAAGACATACTATATAGATGTCCAACTAGAATTCTTCTAGCGtaaaaaccctcatcccaaaagagttatgcaacttatagccaatcctatcaagattctactctagaaagtaaaggcacacaaagattgcaataagtaaatacggaagcttaaaggagggatgagagaaaccAAACTCTTtaacacgaggatttatcccgtggttcagttagccacaaaggcacacctacatccacgttgttgaagcactcacaaaaagtattgcttctcggccaccaagtctcttccgtgaatacaatcacagtcaccttggccccgggttccactacagagcttctccaccaaggaaggggggatctccacgtcccccgcacaaaacttgtcgacgccgctccacaccaagccggagggtcgttgacgttgccggcgagccaccaagactctaAGGAGCCGGCACACTGAGTACAAGATGTGGTTCTCTCCTAGAACCAAGGCACAAGGCACACAAACttactcactcactcaagagctaaactAGTACTAAACCTAGGGATGTGATTAATTTTCTCTTtggttggcttggagatgttcttcaatgtgtgTAGGGtctctctgaactccagcaactccaaaatggccggggtgaggcgctTAAATAGCCCACtaagtcgaactagccgttttGAGCCGTTACCGCTTTTTCTGCGTAGGCGTCGGATAATCTGACCCTATCTTGACCAGGGCGTCAGATCATCCGACCCCACTGTCATCTCCACGGTAGCCATTAAGTTTCAAACCAATTGCTGACGTCATTTGTCCGACGCATTAGTCCGACGCTATTTGAGTAccacgtcggatcatccggtgctgaaggctggATTTGAATTCCAAGACAACATGTCTGATCATTGATCCGACCATTACTCCGACGCTCCAAAGTTACCACGTTAGATCATCCGACTCTGAAAGATATTTTCCATCTCgagaaaacatgctctctggagaATAATCCGAGGCTTAGTCCGACGGTCTTTTTCcttgcgtcggatcatccgaccctgaaGCCATTTTTTATCTTGGTGCAACAGTGGCTCTGAAGGATGCTCTGAGTATTTGTCCGACGCTGCTTATCCCACATCGGATTATCTGGCTGCTTTTGTCGGTTAGTCCGACCACTAGGGTGTCGGATTATCCGAACCCAATGTATTTTTCTGTTTTCTTATTGTATTTGTCCAACTCATCGCATCGGTCATTTGGACACTCCAAATATATTATCTCTGTTTTTTTCACTACGACTTGATATCTCTATGGTGGATTGGACACCACGTCTCGATGGTGCATTGGACGTCTCGTCTCGACGATGCATTAGACATCTAGTATATTGTTTGGACTCTATCCATAGGACCTAAAGAATCATACAAATACGATCTTGCAAActcgttagtcccattgattacgtTGTCacacgatcaccaaaatcactcgaaatagtctaaatggggccatgttcgttacacacaTACTTGGCCCATCTTCTTTGGCTGGTGCACGTGGTCATGCTCTAATGCAGAGCAATCTGAGTTtgtgttattttttttccttttcatttttGTGGAGCTGGTCGTGGCCGATATAAAAGACAACGGAATGTAGCAACGAGAGCACGAACACATGAAAAGGAGGGGAACACTGAAGGAAGAAAAGATTAAGGCAGAGACAGCTCTGTCCCCTGTCCCCTAGCatcgtcaaaaaaaaaagaaaaaaaaaaacagagagagcaCCACCTTGCCCATCATAAGCATCATCAGGCTCAACACACAGCTGGTACAAATTCCTCGTGCAGATAGAGATAGCAGCCTATATTCGCAAGATAGAGATCGCACTTATGTTGCATTTGATGAGATCTACGTAGGCTTAGAAGGCATCGGGAATTAACCTACTCATAGTACAACTGCGGTAGTCAGATCAGCAGGAGAGACAAATGCATGTTCATGTTCTGAACTCTTTGCGTTGTTAGGTGAGGCTTCACTACTTCAGACAGTACCATATCCACAATGCCACCATAAGCATCAGGCTTTCCTTCCAAGCCTTTCTTAATGGTCCATCGGCGCTAGTTCCTCAGACAGATGGAGATACGGCATAGAGATTCACTCGCACGAGTTTGGATGAGACATTGTATAGGCTTAGAAGGTGTTGGGAATCAACCTCACTTGATTTTATCATCATAGACATCTCCATCTATTTCTCAAGGGCATGGAGGTAAAAGAAGGGCGGCGACTGCCACATGAGACCCACAGGAGCATCTGGTTTGTTCTTGTAGTAAGTAATTGGGCAGTTCTGAAGATAGCAAAACACTAATTGCTTAAGTGCACTACTAGAATCACCATTTTCCCTACAGCTCAAATGCCTagggaaaattttcaaaaaaaatgcctagggaaaaagaaaaaaagtaggAGGAACATGTTTCCCTAGTAATTTTCGCACGCAAAAAAATTGACGGAAAAGACAACGTGCCCTACCATTTTGCTAAGAAACCATAGGGAATAAATCTTTTCAAAGGTTCTTCAATGGTAGGGAAAGTTCCTCTCCATGGCAGGTCTATCCTATGTGGAAGTTCTCCTTAATTTCCCTACTAATTTACCAGCTTATGGACCATTTCCACCTTATTTTTCACTCTGTTTTGCTCATAAATTTACCACAACATATTATATTTTACTTATCTATACATTCTACTGTTATAGCACATCACATTGAAATATGATGAAGAAACAAAGAACTGAAATTGTACATCGAGATTCATTACAATTGCTTCTTTTACATCTTTATTTACAAATCACACAGGAACAAGTAAAAACACAATGTATTTATAGTGGAGTTAAAAGGACACACTGGCTCAATATAAAGGCAATGGGATGCAGCAATGAAAGCATGGAGACGTCCACATACCCATCATAGGCATTTGGTTCCTCTGGAGCCCTGTTTTCTCTTCTTAAATAGGTGCTAATTGCTCGAGTGAGTTGAGAGAGCAGATATTCTTTACATTCGATGAGACTTTGTGTAGGTTTAGAAGGCGTCAGGAAttgactaattaattcatcttTGATTAACCTAACAAATCTTCATATGGAAGTGGACGACCCATGGCGACTACACCGTTGCATCAGCTTATAAAGTCATGCATGTAGGTACTACACGCCTACCTTTAGCACGATGGGTATGGAAGAATTGGGCACCTCAACGGGTGAAATTCTTCATCTGGCTGGTCCTGAAGCATAGACGACGACGCTGACATGGTCTTGAAGTACATGATACTTGCCGGCTATGCTACCAAAAATTCTTGATTGGAACTTTAGTGTCCACGACAGCGTCGTGCTATCTACTATCAAGCGATCTAAAATTCTTGAGAGAGTGGAATAAGAGTCGTGCTACCTGCTATCTGCAATCCAAGTGACACAAACggagaaaaaaagagatagaAAAACATCAATTGGATGAGTAAGCAAAACCACCAAGGCGATGGTGGAACTGAACTCAAAGTTCTCACCAGACACCATGCACGGGGGGTACAGAATCTTGGCACTCATCACCTGCCAATCCATCACCATCGGCATCAGCCACACCAAACGCAGCCAagtaagaagaaaaaaagagcaACGACAGCGACCGGAGACGCTCACATCCTATCCTGCCGATCATCTGCCCATCCATCACCATCGGCACCAAACTACCCCAAATGCAGCcaagtaagaaaaaaaaagggtaaGGACAGCGACCCCGGGCGCTCACATCCTGCTGCCCTGCCGATCATCTGCGGATCCACCATTACCAACGGCACCAACCGCCCCAAATGCAGCCAAGTAAGAAGAAAAAAGGGGCAAGAACAGCGACCTGAGACGTTCACATGCTGTCCTAAATCCTGAGGCTCCAAACACCTTAAAGAAGACGACAATATGGATAGCTTCAATAATATGGATAGCCCGTCTCCGGTTTCAGTTAGTTCTTACGGCCTACGATTTCAGAGCCAGCGAAAAACAGGGGCCCTACCGCCCCAGAGTCAGATCACATGACAGAAAGCAGTGGAGGGAGCTCATCTGCTCATCCTTCCCAGCCGTACCGGTACCGTGCACGATCGCCTCCGCTCAGCAGGCGAGAGCATGAAGGGCACACAAAAATGTTTGCAGAGATAGCGTCCGGTGTCCTGATATTCACATGTTTCAGATGAGCCTACCCACAGCCAAGCAACATTCAGAGCGGAGCTTCAACTGAGATGTCCTGATAGGCAGAGACAGCTAGCAAGTGCTGAAGTAACTGCATTGGTAGTTATTTTGTTCACTTCTTTATTGCAACAGAACATCAGATTCAGATGCTCGAGACATTTGAATTCAATAAAAATCGGGGGAAAAAGATAGACCACATGATGTTCAACAAACACCATGTTTATTGCAATGATAAAAGTCATTAGGAACCGTATAAAAGAAAAATGCAAGAACTAAGAAGGCACGGTGACAGAAGCCCTTTCAAGACGATCTTGCAAAAAATGAAACATGATGCAAGACTGCTTTCATCAGTTCATTGCCAATGTTACCAAAACCAGCACCCAATTAAATCAGGCTCAACTTCACGAAACATCTAAGGGTCGCCAAACAAAACCAACGTAAATGGAAAAGGCAATGTTTATTACAGGCCTAAAATACCACTCACGCTCTAAATGCAGGCATCCTTCCACTCCCGCCATTATTCCAAGCTATGGGCACAAGACCTCAAGGTATAGTGTTCCTTTGGCATCAATGGTGGCAAAAACTCAAGACTGTTGACTCTTAAAAGCTCTTGGCTGCTGCAAGGACGCTCTCCACAGTGATGCCATACTCCTGGTAGATCTTTCCAGCAGGAGCACTTGCACCGAATTTGTCGATGCCGATGGCCTTGCCCTGGGCTCCGATGTACTTCTGCCATCCAAGAGTAGACCCTGCCTCAATGCTGATTCTTGCGGAAACAGCCGCTGGGAGAACGCTCTCCTTGTATTCGTCTGACTGCTCCTCAAAAAGCTCCCAGGAAACGAATGACACAACACGGACAgtcttcccctccttcctcaaCTCATCAGCAGCCTTGGCAGCAATCTCCAGTTCAGAGCCGGTACCCAATACAATGAGGTCAGGCTTGTTGCCCGTTGAGTTGTCAGAGATGATATATCCACCTTTCTCAACACCCTCAATTGAGGTACCAGGCAGGTGAGGAAGCTTTTGCCTGGAGAGAGCAAGGATAGATGGCCTCTTCCTGTTGAGAACTGCAACTTTGTATGCTCCGGCAGTCTCATTACCATCAGCAGGACGGAGCATCAATATGTTGGGCATTGCGCGGAAACTCACCAAGTGCTCAATGGGCTGATGGGTCGGACCATCTTCTCCAAGACCAATAGAGTCATGGGTCATAACATAGATAACTCCAGCTTCAGACAAAGCTGAGATCCTCATGGCACCTCTCATGTAATCGGTGAAGACAAAGAAAGTAGCACAGTATGGAACAAACCCTGGGCTGTGCAGAGCAATGCCATTGCAAATGGCGCCCATTCCGTGCTCCCTGACTCCAAAGCGGACATTGCGCTCCTCAGGCGTATCCTTCTGGAAGTCACCAAACATCTTAAGCAGTGTCATGTTGGAAGACGCAAGATCAGCACTACCTCCAATAAGACCAGGCACCACTTTAGCAAGTGCGTTCAAGCACTGCTGGGAGAGGTTCCTGGTGGCATCTCCTGGGCTCTCAGGAGTGTATTtctagggaaaaaaaaagagggaataATATACAATTAGAGTTTAATCCTCTACATAACAGCTGTAGTATTGCAAGTATATATGTATACTTACAGGAAGAgcatcagcccagccagcagggAACTCCCCTGAGATGATACTTTTCAAGGTTGCTGCATCCTCTGCATACTTCTTCTCGTATTCTGCAAACTTAGCATTCCATTCAGCCTCAAGTGCAGCACCTTCGGCCGTGTGGCGGCTCCAGTGGCTGCAGTAATCCATTCAAAGAAACCATAGGGTGAGTGCTATGCAGTTCATCATCTCATTCAGATCACTAGAATACTAGCACAAATAAGAGACAAACCTCTTGACATCCTCCGGCACAAAGAATGGCTCATAGGGCCATCCAAGGTTTTGCCTGGTTGCTTCGACCTCTTTGGTGCCCAATGCACTTCCGTGAACGCTGTATGAGTTGGCCTTGTTTGGAGATCCAAAACCGATTGTGGTAGTCACCTACAGAGAGTACAAATTAGACAAATGTGATAAAATCTACAGAAAACTAAATATAAAGATTGCAGATACCAAAGAAACCAACCTTGATTAAGGTAGGCTTGTCAGTAACTGCCTTTGCTTCCTTAATGGCTGCACGGATGTCATCATAGCCATTGTTTCCGTTCTTAACCCAGATTGTATGCCACCCAAGAGCCTCAAAACGGGTGCTCACATCCTCTGTGAACGCGATCTCTGTATCTCCATCAATGGAAATGTGGTTGTCATCATAGAAAGCAATCAGCTTGCCAAGACCCCAATGCCCAGCCAAGGAGCAAGCTTCATTGGCAATACCCTCCATTTGGCAACCATCTCCCAAAATAGCATACCTGTACAAAATTGACGAAACATGTAACCAAAACTGCCCCACACAAATCAAAGGCAAAACGTGGCACATTCACAATAGAATTATTACGTGTAGTGGTCAACAATCTCACTGTCAGGCTTGTTGAAGCGAGCAGCCAGGTGCTTCTCAGCAAGTGCCAACCCAACAGCATTGGCAATACCCTGACCAAGGGGTCCTGCAGGAAAAACAGATAAAAACtgaaattttcagtttcatattACAGCAGGGCAGGTTACAGCAAGTGTGATCTTAGTAAAGGTGAACAGACCGGTGGTAACTTCAACTCCTGGAGTCTCAAAGTTCTCGGGGTGACCGGGAGTCTTGCTTCCCCATTGCCTGAATTGCTTCAAGTCCTCCTCCTGCAGCGGCAGTTAAAATATCAATTGCATGAGAGATGAATTGTAAATGATCCATGTCAAACACTAAGCAGCTCAGTGCAGGTAAATTACACTACAGTTTTGGTCAGCTAAACATGAGTGATGATTGGTCCCACGGTGGAACGTCTGAGTTTCCAACTAACTTCCTAGGAAACTTGAATTCCACTAATCATAGATCTCTGACAGCTGGACAAAGGCACAGCCTTTTTCTAGGAAAAATACGAAGCCGCCAGCGAAAGATAGCAGTCAAGATCCAACCTTTCTACTGGAGTATTTTACCCAACAAGATCCAAACTTTACAGACAAACCTACTCCCGATTTCACCGTTCCAACCAGCCCGGCAGCGAATTCCACACGCAAGACCCAGATGGAAACACGGAAAAAGGGAACGAGATGTGCATCAGCTGCCTCACCTTGACGCTGTCGTATCCGGCGAGGTGGAGCAGGGCGTACTGGAGCATGCATCCGTGGCCGGCGGAGAGGACGAAGCGGTCGCGGTTGAACCAGTAGGGGTTCTTGGGGTTGTAGCGCATGACCTCGTCGTAGAGGATGTGTCCAATGGGCGCGCATCCCATGGGGAGCCCCGGGTGGCCGGAGTTGGCCTTCTCCACGGCGTCGATGGCCAGGAACCGGATCGTGTTGACCGACTtctcgagcagctcgccggcggccgccttgCCCTCGAGcgtctcgacggcggcggcgcgcacgacGCGCTGGCGGCAGGACGCGGCCGCGGAgagcgcgcggccggccggcgccggggagcgcaggccgcggccggcgagcgagcTGAGGCGGCGGAAGCCGAGGCGCTCGGCCGGGGCcgacgccgcggcgcccgcgcgcgcggcgattgtggcgtgc
Proteins encoded:
- the LOC120671132 gene encoding transketolase, chloroplastic-like, whose product is MAAHSVAAAHATIAARAGAAASAPAERLGFRRLSSLAGRGLRSPAPAGRALSAAASCRQRVVRAAAVETLEGKAAAGELLEKSVNTIRFLAIDAVEKANSGHPGLPMGCAPIGHILYDEVMRYNPKNPYWFNRDRFVLSAGHGCMLQYALLHLAGYDSVKEEDLKQFRQWGSKTPGHPENFETPGVEVTTGPLGQGIANAVGLALAEKHLAARFNKPDSEIVDHYTYAILGDGCQMEGIANEACSLAGHWGLGKLIAFYDDNHISIDGDTEIAFTEDVSTRFEALGWHTIWVKNGNNGYDDIRAAIKEAKAVTDKPTLIKVTTTIGFGSPNKANSYSVHGSALGTKEVEATRQNLGWPYEPFFVPEDVKSHWSRHTAEGAALEAEWNAKFAEYEKKYAEDAATLKSIISGEFPAGWADALPKYTPESPGDATRNLSQQCLNALAKVVPGLIGGSADLASSNMTLLKMFGDFQKDTPEERNVRFGVREHGMGAICNGIALHSPGFVPYCATFFVFTDYMRGAMRISALSEAGVIYVMTHDSIGLGEDGPTHQPIEHLVSFRAMPNILMLRPADGNETAGAYKVAVLNRKRPSILALSRQKLPHLPGTSIEGVEKGGYIISDNSTGNKPDLIVLGTGSELEIAAKAADELRKEGKTVRVVSFVSWELFEEQSDEYKESVLPAAVSARISIEAGSTLGWQKYIGAQGKAIGIDKFGASAPAGKIYQEYGITVESVLAAAKSF